One window of Methanosphaera sp. genomic DNA carries:
- a CDS encoding glycosyltransferase translates to MVEVSVIMPIYEAEEFLEDTIENFARQTIKDVELICINDGSTDNSLEILKQQAKKYDFIKVLNQENQGSGSARNNGIANACGEYIAFLDADDRYMDNDALKIMYEYGHKNDANIVCANLERITQNMKKVDNFNYDKNNYTKFNEYECLNSTDYGIPWAFYKNIFKREFIDENNIKFPDLLRGQDPVFMAEALACSDKIYTTPITLYGYNYMTNGGTNAKVDSYTKKYDYMMHFKMTIDILEDNGFYDLAGRYKDQLVIFLSLNRNRSDDELLKIVHEIFEDGNNTFFEMQNEEMIYLRLCIINKDDEDALFNEFQTIKRALLEVTQMHTYFPDAMIIRKYVEVEKLINSKSADDIMKQQRQLNFEVSNSSSWKVTKPLRKTKSMTIKVLKKIKHTLVKLW, encoded by the coding sequence ATGGTGGAAGTTTCTGTTATAATGCCCATATATGAGGCAGAAGAATTTCTTGAAGATACAATTGAAAACTTTGCAAGACAAACTATTAAAGATGTAGAATTAATATGTATCAATGATGGATCAACTGATAATTCACTTGAAATTCTAAAACAACAAGCAAAAAAGTATGACTTTATAAAAGTCTTAAACCAGGAAAATCAGGGATCAGGAAGTGCCCGAAACAATGGAATAGCAAATGCATGTGGTGAATATATTGCATTTCTTGATGCAGATGACAGATACATGGATAATGATGCATTGAAAATAATGTATGAATATGGACATAAAAATGATGCAAATATAGTATGTGCAAATCTTGAACGTATCACACAAAACATGAAAAAAGTGGACAATTTTAATTATGATAAAAATAATTACACAAAATTTAATGAATATGAATGTCTTAATTCAACAGACTATGGTATACCATGGGCATTTTATAAAAATATATTCAAACGTGAATTTATAGATGAAAATAACATTAAATTCCCAGATCTTCTACGTGGACAAGACCCTGTATTTATGGCAGAAGCACTAGCATGTAGTGATAAGATATATACAACACCAATAACACTATATGGATACAACTATATGACAAATGGTGGAACAAATGCAAAAGTAGATAGTTACACAAAAAAGTATGACTATATGATGCATTTTAAGATGACAATTGACATACTTGAAGATAATGGATTTTATGACCTGGCAGGACGTTACAAAGATCAGCTGGTAATATTTTTATCACTTAATCGTAACAGATCAGATGATGAATTACTTAAAATTGTACATGAAATCTTTGAAGATGGAAATAATACATTCTTTGAGATGCAAAATGAGGAAATGATCTATCTAAGACTATGTATTATAAATAAAGACGATGAAGATGCACTATTTAATGAATTTCAGACAATTAAAAGAGCTCTTCTTGAAGTTACACAGATGCACACCTACTTCCCTGATGCTATGATTATACGAAAATATGTGGAAGTTGAAAAGCTTATTAACTCTAAAAGTGCTGATGATATAATGAAACAACAAAGACAACTAAACTTTGAGGTTTCAAATTCATCAAGTTGGAAAGTTACAAAGCCACTACGTAAAACTAAAAGTATGACAATTAAAGTACTAAAGAAAATTAAACATACCCTGGTGAAATTATGGTAA
- a CDS encoding adenylosuccinate synthetase, producing the protein MTCTILVGGQWGDEGKGKCITYFCTKDKPEIIARAGVGPNAGHSVEHNGEKYGLRLVPSGFFNTDAQLLIGAGVLVNPEVFKHELDYLSKYSLEGRTYMDSNCAIITEDHIESDKASKYLSEKIGTTGSGCGPANADRINRKIDYAKDVDEVADYVADVPSIVNQAIDEGKNVFIEGSQGFGLSLYYGTYPFVTSKDTCASTAAADVGVGPTKIDEVVVIFKAYITRVGEGPFPTEISPEEAEKLGLEEYGVVTGRKRRVGLFDKEFAKRSCMINGATQIALTCIDRLYPECAKVNKYEDLSQEARDYIEDIEKDVGVPITIISTGPDLEDTIDLRDEKL; encoded by the coding sequence ATGACATGTACCATATTAGTCGGGGGACAATGGGGTGACGAAGGTAAAGGAAAATGTATCACTTACTTTTGTACCAAAGATAAACCAGAAATAATTGCAAGAGCAGGAGTAGGACCAAATGCTGGTCACTCAGTAGAACACAACGGTGAAAAATATGGATTAAGACTTGTACCATCTGGTTTCTTTAATACTGATGCACAATTATTAATAGGTGCTGGAGTTCTAGTAAATCCTGAAGTATTTAAACATGAACTAGACTATCTTAGTAAATACAGCCTTGAAGGTAGAACATACATGGATTCAAACTGTGCAATAATTACAGAAGATCACATTGAATCTGATAAAGCATCAAAATACTTATCTGAAAAAATAGGAACAACAGGTAGTGGATGTGGACCTGCAAATGCAGATAGAATCAACCGTAAAATTGACTATGCAAAAGATGTTGATGAAGTTGCAGATTATGTTGCAGATGTACCATCAATTGTAAATCAGGCAATAGATGAAGGTAAAAATGTATTTATTGAAGGATCACAAGGATTTGGACTTTCATTATACTATGGAACATATCCATTTGTAACAAGTAAAGATACCTGTGCAAGTACAGCAGCAGCTGATGTTGGTGTAGGACCTACAAAAATTGATGAAGTAGTTGTAATATTTAAAGCATACATTACACGTGTAGGAGAAGGACCATTCCCAACAGAAATTTCACCAGAAGAAGCAGAAAAACTTGGACTTGAAGAATATGGTGTTGTAACAGGACGTAAAAGAAGAGTAGGACTCTTTGATAAAGAGTTTGCAAAAAGATCCTGTATGATTAATGGAGCAACACAAATAGCACTTACATGTATTGACAGATTATATCCAGAATGTGCAAAAGTAAATAAATATGAAGATTTATCACAAGAAGCACGTGACTATATTGAAGATATAGAAAAAGATGTAGGAGTTCCAATTACTATCATATCAACAGGTCCTGACCTTGAAGATACAATAGATCTTCGTGATGAAAAATTATAA
- a CDS encoding glycosyltransferase family 2 protein, with the protein MVKVSVVMPVYNVEKYLRQSLDTIVNQTLEDIEIICINDGSPDNSLDILNEYAAKDPRITVVSQENGGHAVATNRGIDMATGEYLFLMDSDDILELNALEDTYNIATQKDVDFVLFKAINYDDEQDKYYEAENYSMNMVAHRVKDQIFSYEDVKDLIFKITVTPWSKLYNRKFIEDNHIRFPEGLVFDDNVFFWKVLFSAKRIYFHPEFLFKRRWYATSSTTAGDRRFIDSIDIFNLVWDVFREYGVFEEHKETLYNKKVFLANMRFKKIKDEFKEEYYQYMREDFIKVLDNEELYSDFIANLTYKNKKIFEQVLITQSAEEFILCRSTYDMLNSDSWKITRPLRKAKDVAKKAYHKIV; encoded by the coding sequence ATGGTAAAAGTATCAGTTGTAATGCCTGTATATAATGTGGAAAAATATCTTCGTCAAAGTCTTGATACAATAGTAAATCAGACACTGGAGGATATTGAAATTATCTGTATAAATGATGGATCACCTGATAATTCACTTGATATTCTTAATGAATATGCAGCAAAAGATCCAAGAATTACTGTTGTAAGTCAGGAAAATGGTGGTCATGCTGTTGCAACAAATCGTGGAATTGACATGGCAACTGGTGAATATCTCTTCTTAATGGATTCTGATGATATTCTTGAACTTAATGCACTAGAAGATACATATAATATTGCAACACAAAAAGATGTTGACTTTGTACTATTTAAGGCAATAAACTATGATGATGAACAAGATAAATACTATGAAGCTGAAAATTACAGTATGAACATGGTAGCCCACCGTGTAAAGGATCAAATATTTAGCTATGAGGATGTAAAAGATCTTATATTTAAGATAACTGTAACACCATGGAGTAAGCTTTATAATCGTAAGTTTATTGAAGATAATCATATCAGATTCCCTGAGGGTCTTGTATTTGATGATAATGTATTTTTCTGGAAAGTACTTTTCAGTGCTAAGAGAATCTACTTCCATCCTGAATTTTTATTTAAAAGAAGATGGTATGCAACATCATCAACAACAGCAGGAGATCGTCGCTTTATTGACTCAATAGATATATTTAATCTTGTATGGGATGTGTTCCGTGAATATGGAGTATTTGAAGAACATAAAGAAACACTTTACAATAAAAAGGTTTTCCTTGCAAATATGAGATTTAAGAAAATTAAGGATGAATTTAAAGAAGAATACTACCAGTATATGAGAGAAGACTTCATTAAGGTATTGGATAATGAAGAACTCTATAGTGATTTTATTGCAAATCTCACATATAAAAATAAGAAGATCTTTGAACAAGTCCTAATAACACAGTCTGCTGAGGAATTTATACTATGCAGATCAACATATGATATGCTAAATTCAGATAGCTGGAAGATAACACGACCACTAAGAAAAGCAAAAGATGTAGCAAAGAAAGCATATCATAAAATAGTATAA
- a CDS encoding D-alanine--D-alanine ligase translates to MKKLNIVVIMGGISTEREISLSGGAIVVENIDTTKYNVYELIVDEPMDVVNKMPDDVDFALIILHGKFGEDGTIQAMLEAMNIKYSGCDVLTSALCMNKNMTKKILKSASIPTAKWIHIKNGDVINYDAIDTIGYPVIVKPCNGGPSVATFKVDKKEDIADALNKALSVDESILVEEYLDGEEYTSFIVDGEVLPTIKITSQAGFFDYESKYSDDENIAAKEEVVQLDDALQKQLNDTSIACWNAFNCRGYVRVDFILHNGIFYTLELNTLPGMSQASLIPKSAKACGINYTQLIDRLIESSL, encoded by the coding sequence ATGAAAAAATTAAATATTGTAGTAATAATGGGTGGTATTTCAACAGAACGTGAAATATCACTCAGTGGTGGAGCAATAGTAGTAGAAAATATTGACACAACAAAGTATAATGTATATGAACTTATAGTTGATGAGCCAATGGATGTAGTCAATAAGATGCCAGATGATGTTGACTTTGCACTTATTATACTTCATGGTAAATTTGGTGAAGATGGAACAATTCAGGCAATGCTTGAGGCTATGAATATAAAGTATTCAGGATGTGATGTGCTAACAAGTGCTCTTTGTATGAATAAGAATATGACAAAAAAGATACTTAAAAGTGCATCAATTCCAACAGCCAAATGGATTCACATAAAAAATGGTGATGTAATTAACTATGATGCAATTGATACGATAGGATATCCTGTTATTGTAAAGCCATGTAATGGTGGACCTAGTGTTGCAACATTTAAAGTAGATAAAAAAGAGGACATAGCCGATGCGCTAAATAAGGCATTAAGTGTTGATGAATCTATCTTAGTTGAAGAATATCTAGATGGTGAGGAGTATACATCATTTATAGTTGATGGTGAAGTACTTCCAACAATTAAGATAACATCACAGGCAGGATTTTTTGACTATGAATCAAAGTATTCAGATGATGAAAATATAGCAGCAAAAGAAGAAGTAGTACAACTAGATGATGCTCTTCAAAAACAATTAAATGATACATCAATTGCCTGTTGGAATGCATTTAATTGTCGTGGATATGTACGTGTTGATTTTATACTGCATAATGGTATATTTTATACTCTTGAATTAAATACACTTCCTGGTATGAGTCAGGCAAGTTTAATACCAAAGAGTGCAAAAGCATGTGGAATTAACTACACACAACTAATTGACAGGCTTATTGAATCATCACTATGA
- the tgtA gene encoding tRNA guanosine(15) transglycosylase TgtA, translating into MDFEIKYKDAMGRIGKFKTPHGTVTTPALMPVVHPGKQTIDVEKLGAEIVITNSYIIYKNEELKKKALEEGVHSLINFPHTIETDSGSFQLSVYGDIDISNEEVIKFQEAIKTDIGTSLDIPTAPYVSREQAEEDLEITIQRAKEAMDVREDLILNSVVQGSTYPDLRLKCAQEIAKNDADIYPIGAVVPLMEMYRYADLVDAVMYSIRGLPEDKPRHLMGAGHPMVFALAVAMGCDLFDSAAYVLYANKNRFMMPDGTLRLEDLVEMPCSCRVCSEYTPDDLRAMDQEERTKLIAEHNLRVSFAEIRRIRQAIVDGELMKLVELRCRAHPFLLDGLRQLKMYQEDMEKLNPSSKKSAFFYTGEESLSRPEVLRHKKQLENIKPESENLIILPHTRKPYTKYLNKEYIKKYTQKIASYYTNNKEVLDYRGADVVVADIPFGIIPLGVDEFYPLAQNESPSIHDETSKQFIKDAIETYITKYENVLIHKKIIEKFDLEIDGFEIIEDELQLADAKISDFDRLRQIADYQFGSGCGEALFGCDPDKIKIEKSRKTGKIRHVFEGNENIVNMRANDGFLILSDLGAIRLHEYLDAPQKRVVITRDVEEYALKGKSVFNKFVISCDEDIRRNDEVLIVNEDDELLAFGKSLLASYEINDFNSAQAIKTRKWKNKKQ; encoded by the coding sequence TTGGATTTTGAAATAAAATATAAAGATGCAATGGGAAGAATAGGAAAATTTAAAACACCACATGGAACAGTTACAACACCAGCACTTATGCCTGTTGTACATCCTGGAAAACAAACAATAGATGTTGAAAAACTAGGAGCTGAAATTGTAATAACAAACTCCTACATCATCTACAAAAATGAAGAACTTAAAAAGAAAGCATTAGAGGAAGGAGTACACAGCTTAATTAACTTCCCACACACTATTGAAACAGACTCAGGATCATTCCAACTATCTGTATATGGTGATATTGATATTTCAAATGAAGAAGTTATAAAATTTCAAGAAGCAATAAAAACAGATATAGGAACATCACTTGATATTCCAACAGCACCATATGTAAGTCGTGAACAAGCAGAAGAAGATCTTGAAATTACAATTCAAAGAGCAAAAGAAGCAATGGATGTACGTGAAGATCTCATATTAAACAGTGTAGTGCAGGGATCAACATATCCTGATTTAAGATTAAAATGTGCACAGGAAATTGCAAAAAATGATGCAGACATCTATCCTATTGGTGCTGTTGTACCACTTATGGAAATGTATAGATATGCAGATCTTGTTGATGCTGTAATGTATTCAATACGAGGACTTCCTGAAGATAAACCAAGACATCTTATGGGTGCAGGACATCCAATGGTATTTGCACTTGCAGTTGCAATGGGATGTGACCTCTTTGATAGTGCAGCATATGTATTATATGCAAATAAGAATCGTTTCATGATGCCTGATGGAACACTACGTCTTGAAGATCTAGTAGAAATGCCATGTAGCTGTCGTGTATGTAGTGAATATACACCTGATGATCTACGTGCAATGGATCAGGAAGAACGTACAAAACTTATAGCAGAACATAATCTACGTGTAAGTTTTGCAGAAATCAGACGTATAAGACAGGCAATTGTTGATGGAGAATTAATGAAACTTGTAGAGCTAAGATGTCGTGCACATCCATTCCTACTTGATGGACTACGTCAACTTAAAATGTATCAGGAAGATATGGAAAAACTAAATCCAAGCAGTAAAAAATCAGCATTCTTCTATACAGGAGAAGAATCACTATCACGTCCTGAAGTACTAAGACATAAAAAACAACTTGAAAATATAAAACCAGAAAGTGAAAATCTCATAATACTTCCACATACAAGAAAACCATACACCAAGTATCTTAACAAGGAATATATTAAAAAATACACACAAAAAATTGCATCATACTATACAAATAACAAGGAAGTCCTAGACTATAGAGGTGCTGATGTTGTTGTTGCAGATATTCCATTTGGAATCATACCACTTGGTGTTGATGAATTCTATCCACTTGCACAAAATGAATCACCATCAATACATGATGAAACATCAAAACAATTCATAAAAGATGCAATAGAAACTTACATCACAAAATATGAAAATGTATTAATACATAAAAAGATCATTGAAAAATTTGATCTTGAAATTGATGGATTTGAAATAATTGAAGATGAACTACAACTTGCAGATGCAAAAATAAGTGACTTTGATAGATTACGACAGATTGCAGACTACCAGTTTGGATCAGGTTGTGGTGAAGCACTCTTTGGATGTGATCCTGACAAAATTAAGATTGAAAAAAGTCGTAAAACTGGAAAAATCAGACATGTATTTGAAGGTAATGAAAACATTGTAAATATGCGTGCAAATGATGGATTCCTTATATTATCTGATCTTGGTGCAATAAGACTACATGAATATCTTGATGCTCCACAAAAACGTGTTGTAATAACCCGTGATGTTGAAGAATATGCACTTAAAGGAAAATCTGTATTTAATAAGTTTGTAATAAGTTGTGATGAAGATATTCGTCGTAATGATGAAGTATTAATTGTAAATGAAGATGATGAACTTCTAGCATTTGGTAAATCACTTCTTGCAAGCTATGAAATAAATGATTTTAACTCAGCACAAGCAATAAAAACACGTAAATGGAAAAATAAAAAACAATAA
- a CDS encoding TatD family hydrolase, with amino-acid sequence MELIDIGLNLMHKSYDKDREDVINNAKDVGVTKSIITGSSIPSSIKAAQYAQKYPGILYSTCGVHPHDAKMCDENTIDTLRSLAEKPSVVAIGECGLDYNRNYSPQNVQRKWFEKQVELAEELNMPLFLHDREAYDDFAKILRKHRSVAKRSVVHCFTGTKYEAEDYLDLGCYIGVTGWICDERRNSDLLKAIRVIPPERLMIETDGPFLIPRDLNLKGKDKSRNEPKYLPHILEVIAKQMNMDAQTLAHQVTENTTQFFNL; translated from the coding sequence ATGGAACTTATAGATATTGGTCTTAACTTAATGCATAAATCATATGATAAAGATAGAGAAGATGTAATTAACAATGCAAAAGATGTGGGAGTTACAAAGTCAATAATAACAGGAAGCAGTATCCCATCAAGTATAAAAGCAGCACAATATGCACAGAAATATCCAGGCATACTTTATTCAACATGTGGTGTACATCCACATGATGCTAAGATGTGTGATGAGAACACCATTGATACACTACGTTCTTTAGCTGAGAAACCATCTGTTGTTGCAATTGGTGAATGTGGTCTTGACTATAATCGTAACTATTCACCACAAAATGTACAGCGTAAATGGTTTGAAAAACAGGTAGAGCTTGCAGAAGAACTTAACATGCCACTATTTTTACATGATCGTGAAGCATATGATGATTTTGCAAAGATTTTACGTAAACATAGAAGTGTTGCAAAAAGATCTGTTGTTCATTGTTTTACAGGTACAAAATATGAAGCAGAAGACTACCTTGATCTTGGCTGTTATATTGGTGTGACAGGATGGATATGTGATGAAAGACGAAATAGTGACCTGCTTAAGGCAATACGTGTTATTCCACCTGAAAGATTAATGATTGAAACTGATGGACCATTTCTCATTCCAAGAGATCTTAATCTTAAAGGTAAAGATAAAAGTAGAAATGAACCAAAATATCTGCCACATATTTTAGAGGTTATTGCAAAACAAATGAATATGGATGCACAAACTCTAGCACATCAGGTAACAGAAAATACAACTCAATTTTTCAATCTTTAA
- the glf gene encoding UDP-galactopyranose mutase — MEYDYLIVGSGLFGSVFAHEMNKIGKKCLVIEKRSTIGGNIYTQKEENINVHKYGAHIFHTSDEEVWNYVNQFIKFNRFTNSPIANYKGELYNLPFNMNTFYKLWKTKTPAEAKEIIEAEKEEYKTENPANLEEQAINLVGPTIYKILIKGYTEKQWGKPCNELPSFIIKRLPVRFTYDNNYFNDLYQGIPLDGYTELIEKLLDGIEVKTDVNYFDDKEKWDAIADKVLFTGMIDEYYNYCYGELEYRGLEFKSETKDIENYQGNAVVNYTEAEIPYTRIIEHKHFEDSKSDKTIITYEYPKTWTKGEEAYYPVNDDKNSQLYEKYAKLADDEDKIIFGGRLGMYKYMNMDQVIKEALNTVKEEQQ; from the coding sequence ATGGAATATGACTATTTAATTGTTGGATCAGGACTCTTTGGTTCAGTATTTGCACATGAAATGAATAAGATTGGAAAAAAATGTCTAGTAATTGAAAAAAGAAGTACAATTGGTGGAAATATCTACACACAAAAAGAGGAAAACATCAATGTACACAAATATGGAGCACACATCTTCCACACATCAGATGAAGAAGTATGGAATTATGTAAATCAATTCATTAAATTTAACAGATTTACAAACTCACCAATTGCAAACTATAAAGGTGAACTATACAACCTACCATTTAACATGAACACATTCTATAAACTCTGGAAGACAAAAACACCAGCAGAAGCTAAAGAAATAATAGAAGCAGAAAAAGAAGAATATAAAACAGAAAATCCAGCAAATCTTGAAGAACAAGCAATAAATCTTGTAGGACCTACAATATATAAAATTCTAATTAAAGGATATACAGAAAAACAATGGGGAAAACCATGTAATGAACTTCCATCATTCATTATTAAAAGACTACCTGTAAGATTTACATACGACAACAACTACTTCAACGACCTATACCAGGGAATTCCACTAGATGGATATACAGAACTTATTGAAAAACTTCTTGATGGAATTGAAGTTAAAACAGATGTAAACTACTTTGATGACAAAGAAAAATGGGATGCAATAGCAGATAAAGTACTCTTTACAGGAATGATAGATGAATACTACAACTACTGCTATGGTGAACTTGAATATCGTGGACTTGAATTTAAAAGTGAAACTAAAGACATAGAAAACTACCAGGGAAATGCTGTTGTAAACTATACAGAAGCAGAAATTCCATATACACGTATAATTGAACATAAACACTTTGAAGATAGTAAGTCTGATAAGACAATTATAACATATGAATATCCAAAAACCTGGACTAAAGGTGAGGAAGCATATTATCCTGTAAATGATGATAAAAACTCACAGTTATATGAAAAATATGCAAAACTAGCAGATGATGAAGATAAAATCATCTTTGGTGGAAGACTTGGAATGTATAAATACATGAACATGGATCAGGTAATAAAAGAAGCATTAAATACAGTAAAAGAAGAACAACAATAA